The genomic interval gtgacgtatccgttttcgttatcgtattcgtaagattgcgaaacctctctaatataATGCTGTACCTTATGACATTTACACATAACGCAGATAGGCGCTTTCCgcaaaagcttggttcccactagaatgtaacgcaaggacgtaaacgccacgcaagcgttttaaccaatgacaagcgaagttatagacagttagcaaccacaagcgaataagccatcgcttgtgattggtcaatccacttgcgttgcgttacgtccttgcgttgcgtcgctagtgggaaccacgctttatgatAGTATTTGGGACAAGCTACGAGGTTTTCCGCTTTATTTGAAGTAGCGGTGCATATCTTCACATTTTTCATACCTCCGCCTTAACCACGATGTTGGGGGTCATGGGACCTTGGACATCTCACACGTACCTccaatttattgaaataaaaattagttttgataatagttaaattaatttaaaattcaaaagcATTCTTCTATCAAAATTTCATCATTATTATGGTGTAAACTTTTATTTCACCCCTCCCCTTTCCTCCTCGACCTTCCCCAAATCCGACACCTCGACCTTCTCCCGTACTTCCACCTACCAAAGTTAAAATCAATAGAATAACAATTCACAAAGAAACAAAATGTGATTACTACAGTAAATAGTTGATTTTCCATAGTAAAAATGCGATTACTGCAGTACATAGTTCCGTTCTCACTAGCgtcgcaacgtaacgcaatctacgcaacgtaagaaaatgccctttcaCTCATTGTTTTCCCCCGCcagcgtgaaatcaaaccttttGATTTTTGCattattgcgtcgtcggttcccacttgtgattacgcaatacagcactttgcgtcgatacatCTAGTGTGAACCACGCTCAAAATGTATTCGCCAACGTGAACCCGTTGCATCAACCTTATCCAGGCCCCTTATGATATGACCTTTTTTGAATATTACTAGTGGTGCAATACAGGATGGATTTTCATTtcctgaaattaaaaaaatgaatcaaACGTATAAATGGATCAATAATATATGTATAGACTTTTCACCAAAAATATTAAATCGATGATTTAGCATCTGACAcatgtattaataattttaccaccataattatataatagaaCGCAAAGCAGCGACGCATTGACGCAAcctgctgtattgcgtaatcacaagtgagaaccgacgacgcaataatGCAAAAATCAAAAAGTTTTattttcacgcaggcgggggaaaacacaattattggaagggtattttcttacgttgcgtaggttgcgtcgctggtgggaaccaagctttagtagtGAACCATCCAAGTTAAACTTAAagccactagcgacgcaacgaaagaaaatgcccttccaacaATTGTTGTACGCACTACCGTGGGCCTATGTTTTccagtggtttttttttttgccttgCGTTTTGTTGGTGTTTCTAGCGATGTTTGCTTTTGCGtcatcggttcccacttgtgattacgcaatacagcactttgcgtcgctgcgttacgttagGTTGCGTTCTAGtcggaaccacgcttaactgtGCACGATATCAACAATGTATTTTCGTCTATGAACATAATTCATTCTAAATTGCCCTCAAACTGTTCGTGTAATTTTAACTAACTCTGAAATTCATCGTATAACTAGAGCATCACTAAAATGAAACATATAATATTCGCTATTTAATAGCGAATATTATATGTTTCATTTTAGCATCACTAAAATGAAACATATAATATTCGCTATTTAATAGCGAATATTATATGTTTCATTTTAGTGATGCTCTAGTTATACGTTCCTTTTTATCTAGTTTGGTACGGGGCGGCGCCGTCCGACACACTGTACCTGTCTAATACAGTAATggtttgtaaaataataaaaatggtttgtcttttatcaaattatttgttTGTAGGACAGAATAGATAGTCGGTCCGACGCATTAGGTTCCTATAtaacagtagtaggcctaattgctTTACAATTGGACTTTCAagtgaattaaattaaattaaaaataatttcttttaaaacgGCCCCTGAACTATACTAGGAGATATGAGTTAATTGTATTAGTAAAAGGAACACGTAGGCCTACAGCTTCGTTTGTTTCACCAGTCAGAAATTGcgtataaaaatgaatatactattatattttatattatatataattactaTACTACAGGCCTAATAtattaaaacagttttttttttaacttagcACAAAAGGATTGTTTTACAAAACATGTACCACATTAATTTCTAGTCATGTGACTGAGCACCGTCCAATCGAATACAATGCACGCATAACTTAATTAACTGTAGGcccaaataaaatattataatgccAGTCAAATAAGCTTTTAATTCGTAACTATTATGACTCAAAATTGAAATCGCACAAAATGACAATTTCGTCCATCAATAATAATGACGTTTTCACACTTAACTGTATCCGGGTAAACTGTGAAGTAATTGGGGTACGTTTTTGAATACCAAACAGGTACTGTAGTTTTTGTTTATGATTTGATGTATGGTGTGCCAAGTGAACATTAACAGTTGTGTCATGGAAACTATAGCTATAATAATAGCTGCTCCAtggttttaataatgttaaaagGCTTGGACACGACAATGGGATGGCAAATTATCTTCTTTTTTAAAGTAAACGGAACTAagcgaaataaaaaataggagtGAATTTGTGGTGCACGTGTGTGCTGGACACAAAACAGCCGAAATGTTCAGCACTGTAATTTCCTGGCGCCCGCCTGAATTAAAGTGGAAAGTTTTAAGCACGCCAGTATTTTTGAGCTTTGGGATTTCTTCCACTGGAATAACCATTTCAGAAATTCAGTGATATGTTTGAAGAGTTCGGGATAAAAGTAGGAATAAAGTACACAAATGTACATTCTTCTAGTGGCATTCCATAAGTCACAAAATGTAAACTACCAAATTGGGTACCCTGTCTATCCTCGCAAATTTAAAGAAATTCGCATTCGCAAAGAAATTAGTGGAAGTTTAGATTGTTTATTGTCTTGTAAAAAATGGAGCAATTAAGCATGGAAAAAGATCCCAGTAAGTAACcaaatgttattttgttattcCGGTGGTGCATGTTGTTATTGtctttgaaaacaaaaacagcTATTTAACCtataaaaatactttaaaagAGGGATAGAAAGTAGGCTAGTACTAGCGAGGGTAGGCTAAGTAGTGAAGGTGATAAGACGGCAAAAGGCACAGACTGCGGCTTGTTGTGTGTAGGCAATACtaatactactaggcctaggcctcgaCGTCAACACTGAGTGATTCTTCTCTGATCACCACACCATCAGTGTGCCGAGTTCATTGGTATAATATACACAAGTTGTATGTTGGCTACtgtcatgtaggcctactattctaACCTTTAGTTTTTTAGATCCagcaattaatttttttatttcaattaatatgatatatataattaaataggcctatggaGAAGAAGcacatttttgtatttaaatatcattaaaaattatatttttatttaattatctaaatttcaaaataatcacatttgaaattgttttttgttgttgcacaGATGCCCCACAAATGAATGCCCCGCCACTAATGAATGCCCCGCCACCATCATATAACCAGGCAGCTCAGGTACGACAGACCTTCTCTACTTTCTCTTATGacaaaaaatcataaaaacatgtttgaacttccaataaaataattacattataatatttattctatACACATTATATAGTTTTagtttgttgaaaataatacaATCACTAGAATACAGTACATTAAGCAAATagtgttaataaataatatattttataataaatggtaaaattatttaatttatatatttgtttagcTTCCTTATCCAACACCGCAGCAAGGAGCACCTGGATACGGTCCACAGCAAGGAGCACCTGGATACGGACCACCTGGATATGGACCACCACAGCCAGGATCTGAAGTAAAACCTCCATATGGACAGCAGCCAGGTGCACCTGGATACGCACCACCACCTGGAGGATATGTTTATCCTGGGCAGCCAGGGTATGCCCCACAATATTCTGGGCAAccacagtatactgtacatcaaGTTGGGTATGCCGGGCAACCAGGTGCTCAACAGCAAACTGTCACAGTTATTACTAGACAGCGGCCACAGAGCTATCTTGGATTTGCCATATTTGTGTGTCTCTGCTGCTGTGTGCCGTTTGGAGTTATTGGAATAGTTTACAGCACACAGGTATGATAT from Antedon mediterranea chromosome 5, ecAntMedi1.1, whole genome shotgun sequence carries:
- the LOC140049253 gene encoding uncharacterized protein, translating into MEQLSMEKDPNAPQMNAPPLMNAPPPSYNQAAQLPYPTPQQGAPGYGPQQGAPGYGPPGYGPPQPGSEVKPPYGQQPGAPGYAPPPGGYVYPGQPGYAPQYSGQPQYTVHQVGYAGQPGAQQQTVTVITRQRPQSYLGFAIFVCLCCCVPFGVIGIVYSTQSSSKYDMGDYDGAVRASTSAKSWSMAGLVCGVIFITIWIILQVTVFATSSYGNYK